The following nucleotide sequence is from Candidatus Zixiibacteriota bacterium.
GCTTCAGTTCTTATTCTGAGGTAATCATCCAGGTAGCGATAATAACAGATTCCTTCAATATCTCCGCCAGGAATGGGTAACGTCCGGGGAATACCACCTGTGGCTAAAAGCAGTTTATCATATCGATAGGTATTTCCTTTGTCATCCTTTACAGACTTGAGTTTGGCATCCACCTCTACTATTCTGCTTCCCAGTGTCACCTGAATCTCATGTTCATCATAGAACTTCTGGTCGTGCAGAAATATCTGTTCGAGTTTTTTCTTCCCAAACCAAAGCTTCTTAGATAAGTCCGGGCGGTCGTACGGAAGATGTTTCTCATCTCCGACCAGCAGTACCGAACCTTTCTTGTCAGATTGCCGGATGGCATCTGCTGCACATCCGCCCGCTAGTCCTGCCCCAACTATAATATATGTGTAAGATTGTTCCGGCATTGTTCGAACCTCCCTTTTTGGCTTACAGAACTAATAACCTGCTTAAACTTGACATGCTGGAGAAGACGAAGATATCTTAGCATAAAAAGAAGGAAAGTCAAGCTATTTTTGAAACGGAAACCCGTTTGCGGGTCATGAGTTTTGAGGTTTCTGGCCTATTTACATGAACACCTCGAATCGATCTTTCTTTGCCTTGCACACCGGGCACACCTCCGGAGGTTCATCTCTGGCGCATAAGTAGCCGCACACTTTGCACCTCCACACCGGATATGGTAGAGCTGACGTACCTGCGACCGCAGGTTTGGTCCATGCTTTTTGTCTTTCCTCTAACGGAAGTCGTCTTTCGGGTATTGGTCTCAACTTTTGCGTGCCTTCTAAAACTGCCTGCGATACATACAGCGCACAATAGCAGGTGCCGTAATCGTTCAGGTCCGGATCCCGATAATCGCAAGGGCAAATTATGTCCAGGTCATCCTGTTTAATACCAGATGACAATCTGCAAGGACAATTCCAGTATCCGTACCGTTTCTCATTCACCAGAATACCCCTGACAAGGTCTTTGGTTTGCTCCACATCCGGATTGAGATGGTACCCACCTGCTTCAGCTTCACGATATAGTTTCTTGTATAATCTATCTACTTCCTCTTCCGTGACCTGGATTTCATCGCTCATAATCCAATCGTCTCCTTTATCTCCTTCTCCTGGTACCCGATAATGCATTTGTCATCAATTACCAGAGTGGGAAACGTACAGGCAGGATTCCACCGCTTTAATTCCTTCATCGCTTGCTCCCTTTCTTCACCCTGGAGAAGGTCGACATCGGTATAGTGATATTCTACCTTTGCCTGGTCCAGTAACCGTTTGGTCTTCTTGCACCATCCACAGGTGCTAAGCGCATAGAGAGAAATATGCCCTTTGTTCTTGCCCTTAACGTGATTCATTTCCATATTTACCCCTTTCGTGATAAGAATGATATCAGGAGCCCGGGGCTCCTTGACCTATTAGTTATTCAACTATACTCCACGAGAACGATCCGGTCAGCTCACTTTCAATTTCAATCGTGTCTCCTATCGTAAGCGGCCCCACCCCTGACGGAGTACCGGTGTATATCAAGTCGCCTTCGTGAAGCACCCATATCTTACTTAATTCGACCAACAGTCTTGGGATACTGAATATCATATCCCGGCTATTTCCTGTCTGCCTTTCGATTCCGTTGACTTTGCATCCAAATGAGATATTATTCAACTCGACCGACTTAT
It contains:
- a CDS encoding ferredoxin:glutaredoxin reductase, yielding MSDEIQVTEEEVDRLYKKLYREAEAGGYHLNPDVEQTKDLVRGILVNEKRYGYWNCPCRLSSGIKQDDLDIICPCDYRDPDLNDYGTCYCALYVSQAVLEGTQKLRPIPERRLPLEERQKAWTKPAVAGTSALPYPVWRCKVCGYLCARDEPPEVCPVCKAKKDRFEVFM
- a CDS encoding glutaredoxin family protein, giving the protein MEMNHVKGKNKGHISLYALSTCGWCKKTKRLLDQAKVEYHYTDVDLLQGEEREQAMKELKRWNPACTFPTLVIDDKCIIGYQEKEIKETIGL